In Myxococcus guangdongensis, the following proteins share a genomic window:
- a CDS encoding phage tail terminator-like protein — protein sequence MSAVHLEIKQALELRVAEVLGPVVGMAQVAFPNEAFTPTAGTPWARVHHLWARTAPGTVGVDGYTRRPGVFQVSLHFPFGTGEKAAVTAAQAVVDGFKPGTSLPRGDTTVRVQSASLAPGLRDEEWWVVPVSVWWLVHSVG from the coding sequence GTGAGCGCCGTCCACCTCGAAATCAAACAGGCGTTGGAGCTGCGCGTGGCCGAGGTGCTGGGCCCCGTGGTGGGCATGGCCCAGGTGGCCTTCCCCAACGAGGCCTTCACCCCCACGGCGGGCACGCCCTGGGCGCGCGTCCACCACCTGTGGGCGCGCACTGCCCCGGGCACGGTGGGCGTGGACGGCTACACGCGCCGCCCCGGCGTCTTCCAAGTGTCGCTGCACTTCCCCTTCGGCACCGGGGAGAAGGCCGCCGTCACCGCCGCTCAGGCGGTGGTGGACGGCTTCAAACCGGGCACCTCGCTGCCGCGCGGAGACACCACCGTCCGCGTGCAGTCCGCCTCCCTCGCCCCGGGACTCCGGGACGAGGAGTGGTGGGTGGTGCCCGTCAGCGTCTGGTGGCTGGTGCACTCGGTGGGTTGA
- a CDS encoding HK97 gp10 family phage protein, which yields MSLRDTDRKVRKGASFSRQVEAFAKATKERANVVVRKTALGLLANIVESSPVDTGQFRGNWQVGIGARPSGTTETEDKDGSGVVTAAASQLEAAKLGDTVYLTNNLPQGRRLEFGHSAQAPNGMVRVALANHREILGEAVKDAKEGGGT from the coding sequence ATGAGTCTGCGCGACACGGACAGGAAGGTGCGCAAGGGCGCCAGCTTCTCGCGCCAGGTGGAAGCCTTCGCGAAGGCGACGAAGGAGCGCGCCAACGTCGTGGTGCGGAAGACGGCCCTGGGACTCTTGGCCAACATCGTGGAGTCGTCGCCGGTGGACACCGGGCAATTCCGCGGCAACTGGCAGGTGGGCATTGGCGCGCGCCCGTCTGGCACCACGGAGACGGAGGACAAGGACGGCAGCGGCGTCGTCACCGCCGCGGCTTCGCAGCTCGAGGCCGCGAAGCTGGGCGACACCGTCTACCTCACCAACAATCTGCCTCAGGGGCGGCGGCTGGAGTTCGGCCACTCCGCCCAGGCTCCGAACGGCATGGTGCGCGTCGCCCTCGCCAACCATCGGGAGATTCTGGGCGAGGCAGTGAAGGACGCGAAGGAGGGCGGTGGCACGTGA
- a CDS encoding DnaT-like ssDNA-binding protein — translation MPLDATPGGPAADSYSTLVEADAYHSARGHNAEWAAASVEARERVLKWATRVLDTHYRYLGARASAAQSLAWPRRGVVFDGATVSATAIPAQLRWAVAEFAFRLLQEDWTAGLGPVVDEGVQVGPLKTSKETHVAIPAEVAALVSPLVVPRLAGLGSFQVVRG, via the coding sequence GTGCCTCTGGACGCGACGCCGGGCGGGCCCGCCGCCGACTCGTACTCCACCCTGGTGGAGGCGGACGCCTACCACTCCGCGCGCGGACACAACGCGGAGTGGGCGGCGGCCTCGGTAGAGGCGCGGGAGCGCGTGCTGAAGTGGGCGACGCGCGTCCTCGACACCCACTACCGCTACCTGGGCGCGCGGGCGTCTGCCGCTCAGTCGCTGGCGTGGCCGCGCCGTGGCGTCGTCTTCGACGGGGCCACGGTGTCCGCCACCGCCATTCCGGCGCAGCTGCGGTGGGCGGTGGCCGAGTTCGCCTTCCGGCTTCTCCAGGAGGACTGGACGGCGGGCCTGGGCCCGGTGGTGGACGAGGGCGTCCAGGTGGGCCCGCTGAAGACGTCGAAGGAGACGCACGTCGCCATTCCGGCGGAGGTGGCGGCGCTGGTGTCTCCGTTGGTGGTGCCCCGGCTGGCGGGCCTGGGCAGCTTCCAGGTGGTGCGCGGGTGA
- a CDS encoding major capsid protein, protein MSSITLAEAAKLSQDDLVGGIIENIVTVDAFYQRLRWESVEGPAIVYNRESSLGDVQMLGVGGTITAKSPTTFVQVTSALKRIIGDAEVDNFIEATHSDTTNQKALQVAGKAKAVGRKYANLLVNGTGANDEFEGLLGLVSAGQTLVAGPNGADLSFDLLDQLRQKVTAKDGKLDFYLMPGRTIRSYKTLLRTQGGAGIIETVQLADGVEEVLVYEGVPIFRNDWIPTNQTQGTSTTSTSILAGCIDDGTRKVGIAGLHAKKQMGIHVADIGEAETKDESITRVKFYCGLAVFNDLGLAVLQGVKN, encoded by the coding sequence ATGTCTTCCATCACCCTTGCCGAAGCCGCCAAGCTCAGCCAGGACGACCTCGTCGGCGGCATCATCGAGAACATCGTCACCGTCGACGCCTTCTACCAGCGCCTCCGCTGGGAGTCCGTGGAAGGGCCGGCCATCGTCTACAACCGCGAGTCCTCGCTGGGTGACGTGCAGATGCTGGGCGTCGGCGGCACCATCACCGCCAAGTCGCCCACCACCTTCGTCCAGGTGACGAGCGCCCTGAAGCGCATCATCGGCGACGCCGAGGTGGACAACTTCATCGAGGCGACGCACTCGGACACCACCAACCAGAAGGCGCTCCAGGTGGCCGGCAAGGCCAAGGCGGTGGGCCGCAAGTACGCCAACCTGCTCGTCAACGGCACCGGTGCCAATGACGAGTTCGAGGGCCTGCTGGGGCTGGTGAGCGCGGGCCAGACGCTGGTGGCCGGGCCGAACGGCGCCGACCTCTCCTTCGACTTGCTGGACCAGCTCCGGCAGAAGGTCACCGCGAAGGATGGGAAGCTCGACTTCTACCTGATGCCGGGCCGCACCATCCGCTCCTACAAGACGCTGCTGCGCACGCAGGGCGGTGCCGGCATCATCGAGACGGTGCAACTGGCGGACGGCGTGGAGGAGGTCCTCGTGTACGAGGGCGTCCCCATCTTCCGGAACGACTGGATTCCCACCAACCAGACGCAGGGCACCAGCACCACCAGCACCAGCATTCTCGCCGGGTGCATCGACGACGGCACCCGCAAGGTGGGCATCGCCGGGCTGCATGCGAAGAAGCAGATGGGCATCCACGTCGCGGACATCGGCGAGGCGGAGACGAAGGACGAGTCCATCACCCGCGTGAAGTTCTACTGCGGCTTGGCCGTGTTCAACGACCTGGGGCTGGCAGTGCTCCAGGGCGTGAAGAACTGA
- a CDS encoding minor capsid protein, which produces MNEELLERSIAHAVQVERYKAGLVRRVVEVLNESEEDLEAELTKRLARIEAAGGYDAGTAVTRRLEETLARVGAVRAEAYGTAMGLLTEELGLFATHEARWQVAVLQETLIAELSVATPTAEVLHAAAFSRPFEGHALKDWAESLAPADLDRMGRVVRQGVVEGKTTQQMVREVMGTRAQGYSDGVLETSRRNAESVVRTATNHVATQAREETYRANADIVQHVRMVATLDGRTTLVCMALDGKVFPVRDGRRPPFHRGCRTTTSPVIDGVKLIGDRPSVTDTRTRRQRDIDFRAEAKAKAGEERWKSMSTKERDAAISRQRQKWTRENVGQVPKGLSYEDWLRKQSRAFQDEVLGPTRAQLWREGGLPLGRFTDASGKTLTLEQLHAVEAASFKRAKL; this is translated from the coding sequence ATGAACGAGGAGCTGCTGGAGCGCTCCATCGCCCACGCGGTGCAGGTGGAGCGGTACAAGGCGGGCCTTGTCCGGCGCGTGGTGGAGGTGCTCAACGAGTCCGAGGAGGACCTGGAAGCCGAGCTGACGAAGCGCCTGGCGCGCATCGAAGCGGCGGGCGGGTACGACGCGGGGACCGCGGTGACGCGGCGCCTGGAGGAGACGCTGGCCCGTGTGGGCGCCGTGCGCGCTGAAGCCTACGGCACCGCCATGGGCCTGCTGACGGAGGAGCTGGGACTCTTCGCCACGCACGAGGCGCGGTGGCAGGTGGCCGTCCTCCAGGAGACGCTCATCGCCGAGCTCTCCGTGGCGACGCCCACCGCGGAGGTGCTGCACGCGGCCGCCTTCTCTCGTCCCTTCGAGGGGCACGCGCTGAAGGACTGGGCCGAGTCCCTCGCGCCTGCCGACCTGGACCGCATGGGCCGGGTGGTGCGCCAGGGCGTGGTGGAGGGGAAGACGACGCAGCAGATGGTCCGCGAAGTCATGGGCACCCGGGCCCAGGGCTACTCGGACGGCGTGCTGGAGACGAGCCGGCGCAACGCGGAGTCCGTGGTGCGCACCGCCACCAACCACGTGGCCACCCAGGCACGGGAGGAGACGTACAGGGCGAACGCCGACATCGTCCAGCACGTGCGCATGGTGGCCACCCTGGACGGGCGCACCACGCTGGTGTGCATGGCGCTGGACGGGAAGGTGTTCCCGGTGCGCGACGGACGCCGTCCTCCATTCCATCGAGGATGCCGGACCACCACGTCACCCGTCATTGACGGCGTGAAGCTGATTGGAGACAGGCCCTCTGTCACGGACACACGCACAAGGCGTCAGCGGGACATCGACTTCCGCGCCGAGGCGAAGGCCAAGGCGGGCGAGGAGCGTTGGAAGTCCATGTCCACGAAGGAGCGCGACGCGGCCATCTCCCGCCAGCGCCAGAAGTGGACGCGGGAGAACGTCGGCCAGGTGCCGAAGGGACTCTCCTACGAGGACTGGCTGCGCAAGCAGTCCCGGGCCTTCCAAGACGAGGTACTCGGGCCGACGCGCGCGCAGCTCTGGCGTGAGGGAGGCCTGCCGCTGGGCCGCTTCACCGACGCCAGCGGGAAGACGCTGACGCTGGAGCAACTGCACGCGGTGGAAGCCGCGTCTTTCAAGCGGGCGAAGCTGTAG
- a CDS encoding DUF4031 domain-containing protein — protein MSVYVDQLVPHPPPADLATRRAGERHGHRWCHLLCAPGGEAELHAFAARIGLNREWFQAPPAASKPHYDLTPPRRAAALEAGAVELDRAGLRAFFARWKAARP, from the coding sequence GTGAGCGTCTACGTCGACCAGCTCGTGCCGCACCCGCCCCCGGCGGACCTGGCCACCCGCCGGGCCGGCGAGCGCCACGGGCACCGCTGGTGCCACCTCCTCTGTGCCCCGGGCGGCGAGGCGGAGTTGCACGCTTTCGCGGCCCGCATCGGCCTGAACCGTGAGTGGTTCCAAGCCCCGCCAGCGGCGAGCAAGCCCCACTACGACCTGACGCCCCCGCGCCGCGCGGCCGCGCTTGAGGCTGGCGCTGTGGAACTGGACCGCGCCGGGCTGCGCGCCTTCTTCGCGCGGTGGAAGGCGGCCCGGCCATGA
- a CDS encoding M48 family metalloprotease: MRQGILDMGAWAFAGRRPGVSVIHYWAAPDVDPLHLAYILGHEVGHVSGKQLRARRNAWREELRADEYGAAAYLALKHVLAWAGKAGAA; encoded by the coding sequence ATGCGGCAGGGCATCCTCGACATGGGCGCCTGGGCGTTCGCGGGGCGCAGGCCGGGGGTGTCCGTCATCCACTACTGGGCTGCGCCGGATGTCGACCCGCTCCACCTCGCCTACATCCTCGGCCACGAGGTGGGGCACGTCTCGGGCAAGCAGCTGCGCGCGCGGCGCAACGCGTGGCGGGAGGAACTGCGCGCGGACGAGTACGGTGCGGCGGCGTACCTGGCGCTGAAGCACGTCCTCGCCTGGGCGGGGAAGGCGGGTGCCGCGTGA
- a CDS encoding DUF4055 domain-containing protein, which yields MTSDVSNESSAHKAMQPHWALVRALLGGTTAMRAAGTLYLPQHARESEEAYRERLQRSFLFNYVESALGTLAEMPFTKPVTLSDSAPEELHALVDDVDKQGNDVTTWARNAFADGLANGLVHVLVEYPTVDRTQVQTRADEEEAGVRPYFIHVPADSLLAAYVTVEGGAQVLTHVRIRDMVTRVSGFEEVSVERVRVLERDAWAVYEKDGNGAWAQVDGGENTLGFIPLVTWYAGKPKGLMLIRPPLLSLAEKNLEHWQSSSDQRNILTITRFPILAASGVTDESPRGGGAELEGLDAEDREFLGKSGGRGGIAIGPHSLLTTSNPQGKFYYVEHAGAAIEAGAKDLERLEDQMAALSVELLVRRKSNTTATEKSINTGQSHSKLGAMARTFGDALELAFHFAARWMGVEVPDDKLKVSVHTDFGVEEGDAQGLEVLFKTRAAGDISRRAFLKELQRRGTLSADFDEELDADYLSEEGPRLGALRSEPKDEPQLPSQMEPPLSPVAGGVPPVAAGGAA from the coding sequence ATGACGTCCGACGTGAGTAACGAGAGCAGCGCGCACAAGGCGATGCAGCCGCACTGGGCGCTGGTGAGGGCCCTGCTGGGCGGTACGACGGCCATGCGCGCTGCGGGGACGCTGTACCTGCCGCAGCACGCGCGCGAGTCCGAGGAGGCGTACCGGGAGCGCCTCCAGCGCAGCTTCCTCTTCAACTACGTCGAGTCCGCGCTCGGCACCCTGGCGGAGATGCCCTTCACCAAGCCGGTGACGCTGTCCGACTCCGCGCCCGAGGAGCTTCACGCCCTCGTGGACGACGTGGACAAACAGGGCAACGACGTGACGACGTGGGCGCGCAACGCCTTCGCGGACGGGCTGGCCAACGGGCTGGTGCACGTCCTCGTCGAGTACCCCACGGTGGACAGGACGCAGGTGCAGACGCGCGCGGACGAGGAGGAGGCGGGCGTGCGGCCGTACTTCATCCACGTGCCCGCGGACTCCCTCCTTGCGGCCTACGTCACGGTGGAGGGTGGCGCCCAGGTGCTGACGCACGTGCGCATCCGCGACATGGTGACGCGGGTGTCTGGCTTCGAGGAAGTCTCTGTGGAGCGCGTCCGCGTGCTCGAGCGGGATGCGTGGGCGGTGTACGAGAAGGACGGGAATGGCGCCTGGGCGCAGGTGGACGGCGGGGAGAACACGCTGGGCTTCATCCCCCTCGTCACCTGGTACGCGGGCAAGCCCAAGGGACTCATGCTCATCCGCCCGCCGCTGCTCTCCTTGGCCGAGAAGAACCTGGAGCACTGGCAGTCCTCCAGTGACCAGCGAAACATCCTCACCATCACCCGCTTCCCGATTCTGGCGGCCTCGGGTGTGACGGACGAGTCGCCGCGGGGCGGGGGCGCCGAACTCGAAGGGCTGGACGCGGAGGACAGGGAGTTCCTCGGGAAGTCCGGTGGGCGCGGCGGCATCGCCATCGGCCCCCACTCGCTGCTCACCACCAGCAACCCCCAGGGGAAATTCTATTACGTGGAGCACGCCGGGGCGGCCATCGAGGCGGGCGCGAAGGACCTCGAGCGCCTGGAGGACCAGATGGCGGCCCTCAGCGTGGAGCTGCTCGTCCGCCGGAAGAGCAACACCACCGCGACGGAGAAGTCCATCAACACCGGGCAGAGCCACTCGAAGCTGGGCGCCATGGCGCGCACCTTCGGCGACGCGCTGGAGCTGGCCTTCCACTTCGCGGCCCGGTGGATGGGCGTCGAGGTTCCGGACGACAAGCTGAAGGTGTCCGTGCACACGGACTTCGGCGTGGAGGAGGGTGACGCGCAGGGCCTGGAGGTGCTCTTCAAGACGCGCGCGGCGGGCGACATCTCTCGCCGTGCCTTCCTGAAGGAGCTGCAGCGCCGGGGCACCCTCTCCGCGGACTTCGACGAGGAGCTGGACGCGGACTACCTCTCGGAGGAGGGCCCCAGGCTGGGCGCGCTTCGCTCGGAGCCGAAGGACGAGCCCCAGCTTCCCAGCCAAATGGAGCCCCCTCTGTCGCCCGTCGCTGGCGGCGTTCCCCCTGTCGCTGCTGGAGGTGCAGCATGA
- a CDS encoding Mov34/MPN/PAD-1 family protein, translated as MSATCATAPAPGAVLYVSGPYRVWVLRAVLTKAQRLARVRAPLETGGLLLGQVVDGEAHVLALTGPGRRALRSRLGYEADRARDTLLVARVHPQLHYLGDWHTHPGGRAVLSATDVASIRGALTTARPEVLHLLLAGPADMTSSVASVFTVVGGESAVRRMSPEVAT; from the coding sequence ATGAGCGCCACGTGCGCCACCGCGCCGGCACCTGGTGCCGTCCTGTACGTGTCCGGCCCGTACCGCGTCTGGGTGCTCCGCGCCGTGCTGACGAAGGCCCAGCGCCTGGCCCGCGTGCGCGCCCCACTGGAGACGGGCGGGCTGCTGCTGGGGCAGGTGGTGGACGGCGAGGCCCACGTGCTGGCGCTGACGGGCCCCGGACGGCGCGCGCTCCGCAGCCGCCTGGGCTACGAGGCGGACCGGGCACGAGACACCCTTCTGGTGGCGCGCGTCCACCCGCAGCTGCACTACCTGGGCGACTGGCACACCCACCCGGGTGGCCGCGCGGTGCTGTCCGCGACGGACGTGGCCTCCATTCGGGGAGCGCTGACGACGGCGCGGCCCGAAGTGCTGCACCTGCTGCTGGCGGGCCCGGCCGACATGACGTCCTCCGTGGCCTCCGTCTTCACCGTGGTGGGCGGCGAGTCCGCTGTCCGCCGCATGTCTCCCGAGGTGGCAACGTGA
- a CDS encoding terminase large subunit domain-containing protein, protein MSSYVPHRPHATQAAFLLLGAVREVLFGGAAGGGKSDALLMAALQYVDVPGYAAVLFRRTYQDLNQPDALIPRSKTWLKATDAHWDKELHQWTFPSGALVKFAYLQHEDDVYNYQGAAYQFIGFDELTQFTQPMYDYLHGRLRKPEGMDVPLRMRGSANPGGLGHAWVKAKFIDVTPNGEVAFVPSKLEDNPSLNKAEYEKSLGAIADPVLRMQLRHGDWNVRPAGKLFKREWFQVVDEAPAGLHWLRYWDLAATEEKVGPRGKPKNDPDWTAGAKVAVRRLPGGEQELWVRDVRRKRGTPADVEKFIKATAEEDGVAVPVWLEEEGGSSGKNTTHNYASRVLFGFTVRGHRKTGSKVQMWGPVSAQAQAGNVKLVRGAWNGWWVEEAVAAPNPGVHDDGLDAVAGGMSVGAVAEPTFRLRSYR, encoded by the coding sequence ATGAGTAGCTACGTGCCGCACCGACCCCACGCGACGCAGGCGGCGTTTCTCCTGCTAGGGGCGGTGCGCGAGGTGCTCTTCGGTGGCGCGGCGGGCGGTGGGAAGTCCGATGCGCTCCTCATGGCCGCGCTCCAGTACGTGGACGTGCCCGGGTACGCGGCCGTCCTCTTCCGGCGCACGTACCAGGACCTGAACCAGCCGGACGCGCTCATCCCGCGGAGCAAGACGTGGCTGAAGGCGACGGATGCCCACTGGGACAAGGAGCTGCACCAGTGGACGTTCCCCTCGGGAGCGCTGGTGAAGTTCGCGTACCTCCAGCACGAGGACGACGTCTACAACTACCAGGGCGCGGCCTATCAGTTCATCGGCTTCGATGAGCTGACGCAGTTCACCCAGCCCATGTACGACTACCTACACGGGCGCCTGCGCAAGCCCGAGGGGATGGATGTGCCGCTGCGCATGCGCGGCTCCGCCAACCCGGGTGGCCTGGGCCATGCGTGGGTGAAGGCCAAGTTCATCGACGTGACGCCGAACGGCGAGGTCGCTTTCGTCCCCTCGAAGCTGGAGGACAACCCGAGCCTCAACAAGGCGGAGTACGAGAAGAGCCTGGGAGCCATCGCCGACCCGGTGCTGCGCATGCAACTGCGGCACGGGGACTGGAACGTCCGTCCCGCGGGCAAGCTCTTCAAGCGCGAGTGGTTCCAGGTGGTGGACGAGGCGCCGGCGGGCCTGCACTGGCTGCGCTACTGGGACCTGGCGGCCACCGAGGAGAAGGTGGGCCCTCGCGGGAAGCCGAAGAACGACCCCGACTGGACGGCGGGCGCGAAGGTGGCGGTGCGGAGGCTGCCGGGCGGAGAGCAGGAGCTGTGGGTGCGCGACGTCCGGCGGAAGCGCGGCACTCCGGCCGACGTGGAGAAGTTCATCAAGGCGACGGCGGAGGAGGACGGAGTGGCTGTCCCGGTGTGGCTGGAGGAAGAGGGCGGCAGCAGCGGGAAGAACACCACGCACAACTACGCCTCGCGCGTCCTCTTCGGCTTCACGGTGCGCGGACACCGGAAGACGGGCAGCAAGGTGCAGATGTGGGGACCCGTCAGCGCCCAGGCCCAGGCGGGCAACGTGAAGCTGGTGCGCGGCGCGTGGAATGGCTGGTGGGTAGAGGAGGCGGTCGCGGCGCCCAACCCCGGCGTCCACGACGACGGCTTGGACGCGGTGGCCGGCGGCATGTCCGTGGGCGCGGTTGCCGAGCCCACCTTCCGGTTGAGGAGCTACCGATGA
- a CDS encoding terminase small subunit encodes MAAKRPRKSTKPQDARSAPDESSRSLTPKQRRFAELYAGNGTEAARLAGYAGRDNVLAQTARGLLRNPHIRALIAEREGKEVGPHIATREQRQAFWTRTMEDTEEDMPQRLKASELLAKSQGDFLERVELAGKDGGPVKADVTAKVEVKHVEPDPERLSAIAGLLARLGALPSPQGTAGAGPAAGAADE; translated from the coding sequence GTGGCAGCGAAGAGGCCCCGCAAGAGCACCAAACCCCAGGATGCCCGGAGCGCCCCGGATGAGTCGTCGCGCTCGCTGACGCCCAAGCAGCGGCGGTTCGCGGAGCTGTACGCAGGGAACGGCACGGAGGCGGCGCGCCTCGCCGGGTACGCGGGCCGCGACAACGTGCTGGCCCAGACGGCGCGGGGGCTCCTCAGAAATCCTCACATCCGCGCACTCATCGCAGAGCGCGAGGGGAAAGAGGTGGGGCCGCACATCGCCACCCGGGAGCAGCGCCAGGCCTTCTGGACCCGGACGATGGAGGACACCGAGGAGGACATGCCGCAGCGCCTCAAGGCGTCGGAGCTGCTGGCGAAGAGCCAGGGGGACTTCCTCGAGCGGGTGGAGTTGGCCGGCAAGGACGGCGGGCCCGTGAAGGCGGACGTCACGGCCAAGGTGGAGGTGAAGCATGTTGAGCCCGACCCCGAACGACTCTCCGCAATCGCCGGGCTTCTCGCCCGACTGGGTGCGCTCCCTTCCCCCCAAGGAACGGCAGGAGCTGGCCCGGCTGCTGGAGCCGCGGATGAGTAG
- a CDS encoding type 2 periplasmic-binding domain-containing protein, giving the protein MTLPSATESGLEIALLTATRIEAAEDASRKLVDEKARWLLGVVLVLLPIVVGLATTFPPLVSLISLVVALPLAWAGLLLLWYFGVDVKMMVALSDDLLMAGRKQTALRELIDSIDRCVRHNAAATDFFVDVFRAARRMVGTAVALMVFVAIGAAVYRTIPDPNDVVTRLRGDPSLVRLLRGSTGEPGPKGEQGPTGARGPQGVPGPPGKCGCPDGEGTHGGAVY; this is encoded by the coding sequence GTGACGCTTCCTTCTGCAACGGAGTCCGGTCTTGAAATTGCTTTGCTGACGGCTACTCGGATCGAAGCAGCCGAGGACGCGAGTCGCAAGTTGGTGGATGAGAAGGCTCGGTGGCTATTGGGAGTGGTGTTGGTACTGCTGCCAATCGTCGTTGGTCTTGCGACGACATTTCCTCCGCTGGTGTCGCTAATTTCTTTGGTGGTGGCGCTGCCTCTTGCTTGGGCTGGCCTTCTGCTGCTTTGGTATTTTGGGGTTGATGTGAAGATGATGGTCGCTTTGAGTGACGACCTGCTCATGGCTGGCCGGAAGCAAACTGCGCTGCGGGAGTTGATTGATTCGATAGATCGATGCGTGCGTCACAACGCTGCTGCTACGGATTTTTTTGTAGATGTGTTTAGGGCGGCCCGGCGGATGGTCGGTACTGCCGTGGCTCTAATGGTGTTTGTGGCTATCGGTGCCGCAGTGTATCGCACCATTCCTGATCCGAATGATGTGGTGACGAGGCTTCGAGGTGACCCGTCACTAGTTCGTTTGCTTAGAGGCTCGACAGGTGAGCCGGGTCCTAAGGGAGAGCAAGGCCCTACTGGTGCACGCGGACCACAGGGCGTTCCGGGCCCGCCGGGCAAGTGCGGCTGCCCCGATGGAGAGGGGACTCATGGGGGGGCTGTGTACTAG